One window of the Cryptomeria japonica chromosome 7, Sugi_1.0, whole genome shotgun sequence genome contains the following:
- the LOC131055727 gene encoding zinc finger protein NUTCRACKER, with amino-acid sequence MSNMTGEASFSSGNRGDVNMLSTGAGTSSNPSQQAPVKRKRNLPGTPDPEAEVVALSPKTLMATNRFVCEICNKGFQRDQNLQLHRRGHNLPWKLRQRTSKEIKKRVYICPETSCVHHHPSRALGDLTGIKKHFCRKHGEKKWKCDKCSKRYAVQSDWKAHSKTCGTREYRCDCGTLFSRRDSFITHRAFCDALAEESARLSGGINAGVGQVHNHLGIVQGAGGAAASMSHIMGAPPPSRFGGLNPSDGQFNPSAYREAFGTNAGPSGGVNPRARLPLWLGQGTGDPQPSNSMDVTASGFFNKSMLGSSEYDDSHGAKPLPALLTMTSSNSGSLYSNLFTSGSMNAASSALQNNDSYGGNWTDRSSGNARLSLSTSTGLTTNSSSVTNNINDGSNPPSSVYHGGHSAQMSATALLQKAAQMGATTSNSSMIRGFGMPGSNNNTVGLGLLWQGTPPDQERGHGTVNLMLNNTFNGAHNWNPFMKGSLEHMTEGGGGAGGSGGYNQSSARSAENAGLNDLMNSFSGSPSGVSLNAMHSSFSSSMADSGNLSALNMIPTRPNTKDGTRQSFQMASMMMQGGSNQPRNEDGSEDGLTRDFLGVGGIQLGGMHARTFSQRDHFAAATFTSLGSGMDMTSFSTRRAENIHPIGANHSQSPVRSWDAT; translated from the exons ATGTCTAACATGACTGGTGAAGCGAGTTTCTCATCTGGCAACAGAGGTGATGTGAATATGTTATCCACTGGAGCAGGGACATCATCAAACCCTTCCCAGCAGGCCCCAGTCAAGAGAAAACGAAATCTCCCAGGGACACCAG ACCCAGAAGCCGAAGTGGTGGCTCTGTCACCCAAAACTCTGATGGCCACCAACAGATTTGTGTGTGAAATCTGTAACAAGGGCTTCCAGAGAGACCAAAACCTGCAACTCCATAGGCGAGGGCATAACCTACCATGGAAGCTACGGCAAAGAACGAGCAAGGAGATAAAGAAGAGGGTATACATATGTCCCGAGACATCGTGTGTGCATCACCACCCATCCAGAGCGCTGGGAGACCTGACTGGTATTAAGAAACACTTCTGTCGAAAGCACGGCGAGAAGAAATGGAAGTGCGATAAGTGCTCCAAGCGATACGCCGTCCAATCGGACTGGAAAGCCCATTCCAAGACCTGCGGCACCCGCGAGTACAGATGCGACTGTGGGACTCTTTTCTCAAG GAGGGACAGCTTTATAACCCACAGAGCATTTTGCGATGCACTGGCTGAGGAAAGCGCAAGACTATCTGGTGGAATTAATGCAGGAGTTGGGCAGGTGCACAATCATTTGGGCATTGTCCAGGGAGCTGGAGGGGCAGCTGCCTCAATGTCTCACATAATGGGGGCTCCTCCTCCATCGAGATTTGGAGGATTAAATCCTTCAGATGGCCAGTTCAATCCATCAGCCTACAGAGAGGCATTCGGTACTAATGCAGGACCCTCAGGAGGAGTGAACCCAAGAGCTAGGCTTCCATTGTGGTTGGGACAAGGCACTGGAGATCCACAGCCCTCAAATTCTATGGACGTTACAGCTTCAGGTTTCTTCAACAAATCCATGTTGGGATCTTCAGAGTACGATGATTCCCATGGAGCAAAGCCCCTACCAGCCTTATTAACAATGACATCTTCTAACTCGGGAAGCCTCTATTCCAATCTATTCACTTCGGGGTCCATGAATGCTGCTTCCTCAGCCCTGCAAAATAATGACAGCTATGGAGGTAATTGGACAGACAGAAGCTCGGGTAACGCTCGTCTTTCTCTGTCAACTTCCACAGGATTGACAACCAATTCTTCCTCAGTTACAAACAATATCAATGATGGAAGCAACCCTCCTAGCAGTGTGTATCACGGTGGCCACAGTGCTCAGATGTCTGCAACTGCTTTGCTTCAGAAAGCTGCTCAAATGGGTGCAACCACTAGCAATTCTTCCATGATTAGAGGCTTCGGTATGCCTGGATCGAATAATAATACAGTGGGTTTGGGATTGTTGTGGCAAGGAACACCCCCAGACCAGGAAAGAGGCCATGGAACAGTAAACCTAATGCTTAATAATACCTTCAATGGAGCTCACAATTGGAATCCCTTTATGAAAGGCTCTCTTGAGCATATGACAGAAGGGGGTGGAGGTGCGGGTGGGAGTGGGGGTTATAATCAGTCAAGCGCGAGATCAGCAGAGAATGCAGGTCTTAATGATCTGATGAACTCTTTTTCTGGGAGTCCCAGTGGAGTAAGCTTGAATGCCATGCACTCCTCATTCAGCTCAAGCATGGCTGATTCTGGAAACTTGTCGGCCTTGAATATGATACCCACAAGACCCAATACCAAGGATGGCACAAGACAGAGCTTTCAAATGGCATCCATGATGATGCAGGGAGGAAGCAATCAGCCCAGAAATGAAGATGGGTCAGAAGATGGATTGACGAGAGATTTTCTAGGCGTTGGAGGTATTCAACTTGGAGGAATGCATGCAAGAACCTTCTCTCAGCGGGATCACTTTGCAGCAGCCACTTTCACTTCCCTAGGATCGGGAATGGACATGACTTCTTTTAGTACTCGAAGGGCAGAAAACATTCACCCTATTGGTGCAAATCATAGCCAATCACCTGTGAGATCATGGGATGCTACTTGA